The proteins below come from a single Papaver somniferum cultivar HN1 chromosome 11, ASM357369v1, whole genome shotgun sequence genomic window:
- the LOC113322742 gene encoding uncharacterized protein LOC113322742, with product MVFVWIVVLFSLISLVGYLIEGNRFLFLLLGRVVSSNKTYKWYAQVFSMKGAEFFFLQLKCKLLAVIKLGVSKCQNSPPCYRYVVKMAMLRSMLTSDHSGVCFYLYFVATRSLFDRGQWYNWSRVMANYSGNFVIALIFKLGYPGKLLWKSSVILMLVTWVETGVVCKLLDKRLRQGITLWSKLILQVIGNNEARAVKELFDQLHHSSSYNFGDSLILHLGNGSRNLIYIHVFARQYAGELQILSKRHNCKLVFLSLRASKLCGVSLQRGIELCLLPLCLWCIASVEAFNWIFTWLPEGPKYTVDGSYEYCSGRNAFLVEGVKIKELLVMVDGGVCFYGYMRWKFRLVPPDIRSLRSVKMKVQFSVNFDANWTTHSKSFWVVSVYIEVLWSNGEDYIREHGIPNASEWLRRSAGTHRNENSAMIGFLYCNQLLSLVYPPTKGCIQLEFLRGLKSTQFGIMMFIDPTVLMLGISLRWKPEENSGTNLHYVLMSIPSQGGDVNESASRFNLTRAVTFMFLIVFNFVLRLQTEVLQVDMYVLISTCSCGAAV from the exons ATGGTATTTGTGTGGATTGTTGTTCTTTTCTCCTTGATATCACTCGTTGGTTATTTGATCGAG GGAAATAGATTTTTGTTTCTCTTATTGGGGAGAGTGGTGAGCTCTAACAAGACATACAAATGGTATGCTCAGGTGTTTAGTATGAAGGGAGCGGAATTTTTTTTCTTACAGCTCAAGTGTAAGTTGCTCGCGGTGATTAAACTGGGGGTATCCAAATGTCAGAATTCTCCTCCGTGTTACAGATATGTGGTCAAAATGGCAATGCTCAGAAGCATGCTTACCAGTGATCATAGTGGTGTTTGTTTCTATCTTTATTTTGTTGCTACTCGTTCCTTGTTTGATCGCGGACAATGGTATAATTGGTCCAGGGTAATGGCTAACTACAGTGGAAATTTTGTTATTGCACTTATTTTCAAACTGGGATACCCAGGGAAGTTGCTATGGAAGAGCTCGGTTATACTTATGTTGGTTACATGGGTTGAGACTGGTGTTGTTTGCAAGCTGTTGGATAAAAGGTTACGGCAGGGTATAACTCTATGGTCCAAGTTGATACTTCAAGTGATTGGTAATAATGAAGCTAGGGCTGTGAAGGAATTATTTGATCAACTACATCACAGTAGTAGCTACAATTTCGGGGACTCTCTAATCTTGCATCTGGGAAATGGTTCACGAAATTTGATATATATCCATGTTTTTGCAAGACAATATGCTGGTGAATTGCAGATTCTCTCAAAGCGGCATAACTGTAAGCTTGTGTTTCTTTCTCTTCGTGCCAGCAAGTTGTGTGGTGTGTCTTTGCAGCGGGGAATCGAATTATGCTTGCTTCCTCTCTGTTTGTGGTGTATAGCAAGTGTTGAGGCTTTCAATTGGATTTTTACTTGGCTGCCAGAAGGACCCAAATATACAGTTGATGGTAGTTATGAATATTGTTCTGGTAGGAATGCGTTTCTTGTAGAGGGGGTGAAAATCAAAGAGCTGCTTGTCATGGTTGATGGTGGTGTATGCTTTTATGGATACATGAGGTGGAAATTCCGTTTGGTTCCACCTGATATACGGAGTTTGAGGAGTGTTAAAATGAAAGTTCAATTCTCAGTTAACTTTGATGCAAACTGGACTACTCATTCTAAGAGCTTTTGGGTTGTTTCTGTTTACATAGAAGTTTTATGGAGCAATGGCGAAGATTATATTCGTGAACATGGTATCCCTAATGCTTCTGAATGGTTGAGGCGTAGTGCAGGTACACACAGAAATGAGAATTCTGCCATGATTGGGTTTTTGTACTGCAATCAACTTTTGTCGTTGGTATATCCGCCGACAAAGGGTTGTATCCAGTTAGAGTTTTTACGAGGGTTAAAGAGCACTCAGTTCGGGATCATGATGTTTATAGACCCAACTGTGCTAATGTTGGGGATATCCTTGCGATGGAAACCTGAAGAAAATAGCGGTACTAATCTCCATTATGTactgatgagcatccccagtcAGGGTGGAGATGTTAACGAGTCTGCATCAAGATTTAATCTCACTAGAGCTGTGACCTTCATGTTTCTCATAGTATTCAACTTTGTGCTGAGGCTCCAAACTGAAGTTTTACAAGTGGACATGTATGTCTTGATCAGTACGTGCAGTTGCGGTGCAGCTGTATGA